In Verrucomicrobiia bacterium, the genomic stretch GCGGCCGCCACCGGGATGATGGCGCAGGTGCCCCGCTCAAACTCAACCAATTGCAGCTCGATTCGCATGCCTGCATTTACAGCATACGACGTGCCGAGCCGCTTTGGGAAAAATTACGGCGTGACCACGGACGTGAAGCGATAGCTGCCGCTCCCCAGCTCCAGCACGGCGCGCTGGTTTTCCAGCCCCAACACCTTCACCCCACGGGCTTTGTTCAGCGGTTTGCCACTCTCCAGCACTCCCTCCAACCGGTTGGCGGGCAGGTGGAGCGTCGCGGTGGTGTTGGCCGGCAGGGTCACCTCGTATTCAAACAATTCCGGCTGGCGCCGCCAGTGCACCGAGACCGGGCCATTGATGGAATGATAGGCAACTTTGACCCACGCAATGGGCGGATTTTCCGGGTTGCTCCCCGGGGTGGGCGGATGCGGTTTGAGCACCAGTTGCCGGAAGCCATCCCGGGCGGTATCCACCCCCGCCAGCGTGGCAAACATCCATTCGCACACGGCGCCAAAGGCATAGTGGGCAAATGAGTTCATCGAGGCGTTTTGATTGCCCGCCGCGCCATTAAAGCCAAACTCCTTGGTGTAACTGTCCCATCGCTCCCAAATGGTGGTCGCCCCCTGCTCCACTTCAAAGCCCCACGAGGGGAAACGCCGGCTCTGGAACAGCCGCACCGCCAGATCATGATGGCCGCTGGCCGTCAACGCCGGCAGCAACGGCTGCGTCCCCAAAAAGCCCGTGCTCATGCGATAATCTTTCTCCTGTATCTTCTGCGCCAGCCGCGCGCCGGTCCGGGAGCGCAGCTCCTCGGGCAGCACGCCCGAATAAAGGGCGGTGGCGTAGGCCGTCTGCGTATCCACCGTGAAAGAGCCGTCAGGTTTGACATACTTGGCGGTGAAGGCGCGGCGGATTTTTTGGAACAAATCCTGATAATCCGCAGCCTCCTCGGCGCGCCCCAGGGCGGCGGCCATCTCCGCCATCAACCGGGTGGTGTAGCCGAAGTAAATGGTGTCAAGATACTCCAGCGGCGTCGGCTCATTCAGATTCAGCCAGTCCCCATAGCCATTGCCATCGGGGTGGGCTATGCCCAGGTAATCCCTGGCCACCTTGCGCCGCCACTGCATGAACCGCGTCATGGAAGGCCACAGCCGCTCAATCAGCCGGGTGTCCCCATACACCTTCCACACGGTATAGGGCACAATAATCCCCGCGTCCGTCCACCCGGTGGCCACCCCGCCCCTCCCCACCATGAAGGGATACGGGCAGTAATCAGGATACGGGCCGTAATCAAACTGCGCCTCCACCACCTCGCGCAGCCATTTGGAATAAAACGCCGCCACATCGGCGTTGTACGTGGCCGAGCGGGCGTAGATTTGCGCGTCCCCCATCCAGCCTTCCCGCTCATCGCGCTGCGGGCAGTCCGTGGGCAGCTCCAGAAAATTGGCGCGCTGCGTCCACACGATGTTCTGGAACAGCCGGTTGATGACCGGATCCGAGCACTCAAAACGGCTGGTCAGCGGCACATCCGAATGCAGCACCAGGCCGGTGATCGTATCCGGCTCCGGCCGGCCCGGCAGGCCCGTGACCTCGACATATTGGAACCCGTGGAAGGTGAACCGCGGCGACCACACCTCGCCGCGGGGATCGCCCTTGAGGATGTAGGTATCGGTGGCGCGCGCCTTGCGCAGGTTTTCGGTCATCAACCGGCCGTCAGGATAAAGCATCTCCCCGTAACGCAGCCGGATCCGCGTGCCGGCCGGCCCTTTGACCTTCAGGCGGACGATCCCGGCAAAGTTCTGGCCCAGGTTGAAGATATACACCTGATTGGTGGGCGAGGTGATGCGCACCGGTTTCAACTCCTGCGTCACCCGCACCGGCGGCGCCGGGTAGGCCTCCATTTTGGCCGGCCGCATGAAACCAAAATCCATCGGGCGCACCCGGCCTTCGTTGTCGTAAAACGGCGCCAGCTCATGGCGGTAAATGGCCGCCGGCAACACCGGCTCCCACTGCCGATCGTCAAACCCCGCCCGGGACCACCCCGGCATCTCCAGCCGCGCGTCATAAACCTCCCCCATCAAAATGTCCGCCTCCCGCTCCGGCCCCAGGCTGGTGGTTTTCCACGTCAGATCCGTGGGCACAATCTCCCGCGAGCCGTCGCCGTATTCCAGCTCCAGTTGCGCCAGCAGCGCCGGCGTGCGCCCGTAAATGTCGCGCCCCGTCTTGTAAGGCCCCAGGCCCACCAGCAGCCCGTACGCCAGGTAGCCCGAGTACCACCCCTCCGCCACCACCGCCCCCAGCGCATTGGGACCGGGCTTGAGCAGGGCGGTCACATCATACGTCTGGTAGTACACGCGCTGGCGATAATCCGTCCAGCCCGGCGTGAAATAAGCCTCGCCCACCTTCCGGCCGTTGAGCTGCATCTCATACAGGCCCAGCGCCGTGGCCCGCAGCAGCGCCCGGCGCACGGGGCGGGAAGGCACGAACTCGCGCCGGTAATACCGGGCCGGCGGCAGGTACAACTCGGCGCGATTGGTGTGAAACGGCGCCTTTTGCGTGAACGTGATCCACTCGGCCTGCCAGTCGGACGCCTCCAGCAGCGCCATCGTCCACTGCGCCGGCCGGCTCCACTCGGAGGGCAGGCCGTCCTTGTCCCAGACCTTGACCTTCCAATACGCCTCCTGCCGCGAGCGCAACGGCCGCCCGTTGTACTCGATCTGCGAGCTGCGCCCGCTGGCCACCTTGCCGCTGTCCCACAAATCGCCCATGTCCTCCGCCAGCTTGCGCGCCGAGCTGGCCACCAGCACCCGATAGGCCGTCTGCGACTGGCCCCGCGCGGCCGAGCTGACCTCCCAGCTCAGCCGCGGCCGGGTGGTCTCCACCGCCACCGGATTTTCCAGATATTCACAACGCAGGTTCTGGGGAACGAGCGCGGCGCTCAGCCAGGAGACCGAGGCCAGCCAGCACAGCAGGAGGTGTGTACGCATAACTCTAAATCGTATTCAGTAACAACTTTCCATGCACTGCAAGTTTGGAATCGCCCCGGCTCAGCCACCGCCCATCCGGGTTTTCAAATAGGTGCCGTATCCAATGATGATGGTGGACAGGATCAACGTGGCGATGCCCGTCCCAATCAAAACGTGCGCCCGGCGGCTGGCCCCCTTCCATTCATGGAAGATCCACCCCCACATCGTGCTGAAGATGATGATGCTCGCCATGTGCAGCGTCCAGCTCGCAAACCCAAACTTCCCCATCTGCGTCTCGCCCATGGTGTAAAAGAAAAACTGCAGGTACCACGTCGTCCCCGCCAGCGCGCTGAACAGAAAATTCCGCAGCCACGGCACCCGCAGCGCCTCATCCCCGGGCGCGGCGCCAGCCCCGCCCGGCGTGGCCGGCGCGTGCTCGGGCCGCAGATGCCGGCTGAAGTACTGGTAGCCGGTCCCGTTTTTCAGATTCAGCAGCACGCACCACACAAAATTGGTGGTGAACCCCCCCAGCAACACCACCACCAGCTTCGGCAGGCCGGTCCAAATCTTGGGGGTGCCGGCCTGCAGCGAGGCCTCATTGATGGGATTGCCCGCCGTCAGGGCAAACGCAAAGCAGGCGCTCATGATGCCCGAAAACGTGGCCACCAGAATCCCCCGCGTAAAATGAAACTCCGCGATCGCCTTCTTCTTCTCCGCCTCCGGCATCTCGCGCTCCTTCGTCAGGCCCGCCAGCGCGGCGATGCCGATGCCCACCAGACAAACCACCACCCCCAGCAGCGTCACCTTCCCGGGCGTCGAACCGATAATGTCGCCAAAGCTGCTCTCCACCGGAATCTCGGGAAAAAACGCTTTGGCGATGGGCGGCACCAGCGTCCCAAAGGCCGCGCAATACCCCAGCGCCACCCCCATGCCCAGCGACATGCCCAGGTAGCGCATCGTCAGCCCGAAGGTCAGCCCCCCAAAACCCCACAGCGCCCCAAAGAAATACGTCCACCACAGCGTCTTGAACTCCTGCTGCCGGAGCACGCCCACCAGGTTCTCCGTCATCAAGCTGGCCAGCAGCCACGGCATGATGATCCACGAGAAAAACCCCCCCACCAGCCAGTAGGTTTCCCACGCCCACCGCCGCACCGCCTTGTACGGCACATAAAAACTGCCGGACGCCAGCCCGCCCAGCCAGTGCAGAAAAACACCAAAAAAAGGTCCCAGATTCATGAATGTTTCATCCCGTCAAAAGCCCGCCCACCGCCCGCCGCGCACCGCCTCAGGCGCGCCGCGCCAACACCTCCCGCTCGTAGCGTTGCACCTCCGCCAGCCATTCCCCGCCCACGGGCACGTTGTGCGTCAGACAGTAGTAATCCCACACCGCGCCCCACGGCAGCGTCTTGGCCTCCTCCATCAGCGCCAGCCGCGCCGTGTAATCACCCGCCAGCTCCAGCTCCTGATAGGTCCGGTACGGCTCCAGCAGCGCATACAACAGCGCGCGCAGAAAGTTGCGCGCCCCCATCGTCCACGCCGCC encodes the following:
- a CDS encoding glycoside hydrolase family 78 protein, which gives rise to MRTHLLLCWLASVSWLSAALVPQNLRCEYLENPVAVETTRPRLSWEVSSAARGQSQTAYRVLVASSARKLAEDMGDLWDSGKVASGRSSQIEYNGRPLRSRQEAYWKVKVWDKDGLPSEWSRPAQWTMALLEASDWQAEWITFTQKAPFHTNRAELYLPPARYYRREFVPSRPVRRALLRATALGLYEMQLNGRKVGEAYFTPGWTDYRQRVYYQTYDVTALLKPGPNALGAVVAEGWYSGYLAYGLLVGLGPYKTGRDIYGRTPALLAQLELEYGDGSREIVPTDLTWKTTSLGPEREADILMGEVYDARLEMPGWSRAGFDDRQWEPVLPAAIYRHELAPFYDNEGRVRPMDFGFMRPAKMEAYPAPPVRVTQELKPVRITSPTNQVYIFNLGQNFAGIVRLKVKGPAGTRIRLRYGEMLYPDGRLMTENLRKARATDTYILKGDPRGEVWSPRFTFHGFQYVEVTGLPGRPEPDTITGLVLHSDVPLTSRFECSDPVINRLFQNIVWTQRANFLELPTDCPQRDEREGWMGDAQIYARSATYNADVAAFYSKWLREVVEAQFDYGPYPDYCPYPFMVGRGGVATGWTDAGIIVPYTVWKVYGDTRLIERLWPSMTRFMQWRRKVARDYLGIAHPDGNGYGDWLNLNEPTPLEYLDTIYFGYTTRLMAEMAAALGRAEEAADYQDLFQKIRRAFTAKYVKPDGSFTVDTQTAYATALYSGVLPEELRSRTGARLAQKIQEKDYRMSTGFLGTQPLLPALTASGHHDLAVRLFQSRRFPSWGFEVEQGATTIWERWDSYTKEFGFNGAAGNQNASMNSFAHYAFGAVCEWMFATLAGVDTARDGFRQLVLKPHPPTPGSNPENPPIAWVKVAYHSINGPVSVHWRRQPELFEYEVTLPANTTATLHLPANRLEGVLESGKPLNKARGVKVLGLENQRAVLELGSGSYRFTSVVTP
- the rhaT gene encoding L-rhamnose/proton symporter RhaT, whose translation is MNLGPFFGVFLHWLGGLASGSFYVPYKAVRRWAWETYWLVGGFFSWIIMPWLLASLMTENLVGVLRQQEFKTLWWTYFFGALWGFGGLTFGLTMRYLGMSLGMGVALGYCAAFGTLVPPIAKAFFPEIPVESSFGDIIGSTPGKVTLLGVVVCLVGIGIAALAGLTKEREMPEAEKKKAIAEFHFTRGILVATFSGIMSACFAFALTAGNPINEASLQAGTPKIWTGLPKLVVVLLGGFTTNFVWCVLLNLKNGTGYQYFSRHLRPEHAPATPGGAGAAPGDEALRVPWLRNFLFSALAGTTWYLQFFFYTMGETQMGKFGFASWTLHMASIIIFSTMWGWIFHEWKGASRRAHVLIGTGIATLILSTIIIGYGTYLKTRMGGG